In Mustela nigripes isolate SB6536 chromosome 2, MUSNIG.SB6536, whole genome shotgun sequence, a single window of DNA contains:
- the QARS1 gene encoding glutamine--tRNA ligase, which produces MAALDSLSLFTGLGLSEHKARETLKNTALSAQLREAATQAQQTLGSTIDKATGTLLYGLASRLRDPRRLSFLVSYIANKKIHTELQLSAALEYVRSHPLDPINTEDFEQECGVGVMVTPEQIEEAVEAAINRHRPQLLEERYRFNMGLLMGEARAMLKWADGKMIKHEVDMQVLHLLGPKTETDLEKKPKLSKARPEEKDWRTAKDMMENGEAADQALSLMEQLRGEALKFHKPGENYKTPGYVTTPHTMDLLKQHLEITGGQVRTRFPPEPNGILHIGHAKAINFNFGYAKANNGICFLRFDDTNPEKEEAKFFTAIYDMVAWLGYSPYKVTYASDYFDQLYAWAVELIHRGQAYVCHQRGEELKGHNSLPSPWRDRPVEESLLLFEAMRKGKFAEGEATLRMKLVMEDGKMDPVAYRVKYTPHHRTGDTWCIYPTYDYTHCLCDSIEHITHSLCTKEFQARRSSYFWLCNALDVYCPVQWEYGRLNLHYAVVSKRKILQLVAAGAVRDWDDPRLFTLTALRRRGFPPEAINNFCARVGVTVAQTTMEPHLLEACVRDVLNDTAPRAMAVLEPLQVIITNFPATKSLEIQVPNFPADETKGFHQVPFGPMVFIERTDFKEEPEPGYKRLAWGQPVGLRHTGYIIELQNVVKGPSGCVESLEVTCRRADTGEKPKAFIHWVSQPLTCEIRLYERLFQHKNPEDPAEVPGGFLSDLNPASLQVVESALVDCSVALAKPFDKFQFERLGYFSVDPDSGQGQLVFNRTVTLKEDPGKV; this is translated from the exons ATGGCGGCTCTGGACTCGCTCTCGCTCTTCACCGGCCTTGGCCTGAGCGAGCATAAGGCCCGGGAGACGCTCAAGAACACGGCTCTGAGTGCGCAGCTGCGCGAGGCGGCGACCCAG GCGCAGCAGACTCTGGGCTCCACTATTGACAAAGCTACCGGGACCCTGCTATATGGCTTGGCATCCCGACTCAGGGATCCTCGGCGTCTTTCTTTCCTTGTGAGCTACATAGCCAATAAGAAGATCCACACCGAGCTCCAGCTGAGCG CTGCCCTTGAGTATGTGCGAAGCCATCCCCTGGACCCCATCAACACGGAGGACTTTGAGCAGGAATGTGGTGTGGGTGTCATGGTGACCCCAGAGCAGATTGAAGAGGCT GTGGAGGCTGCCATAAATCGTCACCGGCCCCAGCTCCTGGAGGAGCGTTATCGTTTCAACATGGGACTGCTGATGG GAGAGGCTCGAGCTATGCTCAAGTGGGCAGATGGCAAAATGATCAAGCACGAAGTGGACATGCAG GTTCTTCACCTTCTGGGTCCCAAAACAGAGACTGATCTGGAGAAGAAACCCAAG TTGTCAAAGGCTCGGCCAGAAGAGAAAGACTGGAGGACAGCAAAGGACATGATGGAGAATG GTGAGGCTGCTGACCAGGCCCTCTCTCTGATGGAGCAGCTCCGAGGGGAGGCACTTAAGTTCCACAAACCTG GTGAGAACTATAAGACCCCAGGCTATGTTACCACTCCACACACCATGGACTTACTGAAGCAGCACCTGGAGATCACTGGAGGACAG GTACGGACCCGGTTCCCGCCGGAACCCAATGGAATCCTACACATAGGACATGCCAAAGCCATCAACTTCAACTTCGGCTATGCCAAG GCCAACAATGGGATCTGTTTTCTACGCTTTGATGACACCAACCCTGAGAAGGAGGAAGCAAAGTTCTTCACTGCCATCTACGACATGGTGGCCTGGCTGG GTTACAGTCCTTACAAGGTTACATATGCCTCTGATTACTTTGACCAGCTGTATGCCTGGGCCGTGGAGCTCATCCATAG GGGCCAGGCCTATGTGTGCCACCAGCGAGGAGAGGAGCTCAAAGGCCATAACTCATTGCCCTCACCCTGGAGAGACCGTCCTGTAGAGGAGTCACTGCTGCTCTTTGAG GCAATGCGCAAGGGCAAGTTTGCGGAGGGTGAGGCCACGCTGCGGATGAAGTTGGTGATGGAGGATGGCAAGATGGACCCTGTGGCCTATCGAGTCAAGTATACACCACACCATCGCACGGGGGACACCTG GTGCATCTATCCCACCTATGACTACACACACTGCCTCTGTGACTCCATCGAGCACATCACCCACTCACTCTGCACCAAGGAATTCCAGGCCCG ACGCTCTTCCTACTTCTGGCTGTGCAATGCTTTGGATGTCTATTGCCCTGTTCAGTGGGAGTATGGCCGTCTCAACCTTCACTATGCTGTTGTGTCCAAGAGGAAGATTCTCCAGCTTGTGGCAGCTGGTGCTGTGCG GGACTGGGATGACCCACGGCTCTTCACACTCACAGCCTTACGACGGAGGGGCTTTCCACCTGAGGCCATCAACAACTTTTGTGCTCGG GTGGGGGTGACAGTGGCACAGACCACAATGGAACCCCATCTGCTAGAGGCCTGCGTGCGTGATGTGCTGAATGACACAGCCCCCCGGGCCATGGCTGTGCTGGAGCCATTACAGGTCATCATCACCAACTTTCCTGCTACCAAG TCCTTAGAAATCCAGGTTCCCAACTTTCCAGCTGATGAGACCAAGGGCTTCCATCAGGTTCCCTTTGGACCCATGGTCTTCATTGAAAGGACTGACTTCAAAGAA GAGCCAGAGCCAGGCTATAAGCGCCTGGCATGGGGCCAGCCTGTGGGCCTAAGGCATACAGGCTACATCATTGAGCTGCAGAATGTTGTCAAG GGCCCCAGTGGCTGTGTAGAGAGCCTGGAGGTGACCTGTAGACGGGCGGATACTGGAGAAAAGCCCAAGGCCTTTATTCACTGGGTGTCCCAGCCTCTGACTTGTGAGATTCGCCTTTATGAGAGATT ATTTCAGCACAAGAACCCTGAGGATCCTGCTGAGGTGCCTGGTGGATTCTTAAGTGACCTGAACCCG GCATCGCTACAAGTGGTGGAGTCAGCGTTAGTGGACTGCTCTGTGGCCCTGGCAAAGCCCTTTGACAAGTTCCAGTTTGAGCGGCTTGGCTACTTCTCTGTGGATCCAGACAGTGGCCAGGGACAG CTTGTCTTCAACCGGACTGTCACACTGAAGGAGGACCCAGGAAAGGTGTGA